One part of the Treponema peruense genome encodes these proteins:
- a CDS encoding EamA family transporter, giving the protein MWIVYAVGSAFFAGITSILAKCGIKKTDSNVATAIRTVIVLIFSWLIVFITGSVRTINDIPLKTWVFLILSGLATGASWLCYFHALQIGDINKVVPIDKSSTVLSIILAVIILHERISCVRIVAVVLIAVGTYLMIQKKESSENKDTKNKSWILYAFGSAIFASLTAILGKIGITGIESNLGTAIRTFVVLVMAWIMVAVTGKMGTVKSIPRKEMLLICLSGIATGTSWLCYYKALQDGLACVVVPIDKLSILVTIVFSYVVFKEKLTTKAGIGLVLIVAGTLAMLL; this is encoded by the coding sequence ATGTGGATTGTTTATGCTGTAGGATCTGCCTTTTTTGCTGGAATTACATCAATTTTGGCAAAGTGTGGAATTAAGAAAACAGACTCAAATGTTGCAACAGCTATCCGAACGGTAATTGTACTGATTTTCTCCTGGCTTATAGTTTTTATAACAGGTTCAGTCAGGACAATAAATGATATTCCGCTTAAAACCTGGGTGTTTTTAATTCTGTCCGGTTTGGCAACGGGAGCTTCCTGGCTTTGTTATTTCCATGCATTGCAGATTGGCGATATCAATAAGGTTGTTCCCATCGATAAGTCGAGTACAGTATTGAGCATTATTCTTGCTGTAATTATTCTGCATGAAAGGATTTCCTGTGTGAGAATAGTTGCTGTCGTTTTGATTGCTGTTGGTACATATCTCATGATCCAGAAAAAAGAATCTTCAGAAAATAAAGATACAAAAAACAAAAGCTGGATATTGTATGCATTCGGTTCCGCAATATTTGCAAGTCTTACGGCAATACTTGGAAAAATCGGAATTACAGGTATAGAGTCAAATCTGGGAACTGCAATAAGAACTTTTGTAGTACTTGTAATGGCATGGATTATGGTGGCAGTTACAGGAAAAATGGGAACAGTAAAGAGCATTCCTCGTAAAGAAATGCTTTTAATCTGTCTTTCAGGAATAGCAACGGGAACTTCCTGGCTTTGTTATTACAAGGCATTGCAGGATGGCCTTGCATGTGTTGTCGTTCCGATTGATAAACTGAGTATTTTAGTTACCATAGTATTTTCCTATGTGGTTTTTAAAGAGAAACTTACAACAAAAGCAGGAATAGGTCTTGTACTGATTGTAGCAGGAACTCTTGCAATGCTGCTGTAA
- a CDS encoding DUF1016 N-terminal domain-containing protein — protein MEQELITAVEAVKKTILQSQYQAAKETTRVQLILYYGIGRYLSSKKGKKNWGTSVLETISSQLRKELPGLRGFSATSLKKMRLFYENWSFLEDSDSSVMTDELPEKLNSSDTSDELTAIIPISDFKLSGINLVDFPVEDFFKVPFSHHITIFSKVKNLQECYYYIHRVVEENLQVDTPVTSEEIKAVAGRINKKLAEINGLDDEESYNQKLWIA, from the coding sequence ATGGAACAAGAACTGATCACCGCTGTAGAAGCAGTAAAAAAAACAATTTTACAGTCTCAGTATCAGGCAGCGAAGGAAACTACTCGCGTTCAGCTAATTCTTTATTATGGCATTGGTCGTTATCTTTCTTCAAAAAAAGGAAAAAAAAACTGGGGAACAAGCGTTCTTGAAACCATAAGTTCTCAACTTAGAAAGGAACTTCCTGGATTACGCGGATTTTCGGCAACAAGTCTTAAGAAAATGCGTTTGTTTTATGAAAACTGGAGTTTCTTAGAAGATTCTGATTCGTCCGTTATGACGGACGAATTGCCCGAAAAACTTAATTCGTCAGACACGTCTGACGAATTAACAGCAATAATTCCAATTTCGGATTTTAAGCTTTCGGGGATCAATCTTGTAGATTTCCCTGTAGAAGACTTTTTTAAGGTTCCTTTTTCTCACCATATTACAATTTTTAGCAAAGTTAAAAATCTTCAAGAATGCTACTATTATATTCATCGAGTTGTAGAAGAAAACTTACAGGTAGACACTCCGGTAACAAGTGAGGAAATCAAAGCCGTTGCCGGGCGGATCAATAAAAAACTTGCCGAAATAAATGGCCTTGATGACGAAGAGAGTTATAATCAAAAGTTGTGGATTGCCTGA
- a CDS encoding substrate-binding domain-containing protein, translating into MKKTLLVLPALALATLAFIGCSKNTTGKIVQNKDKPFVFFNRQPSDPTTGKIDMDSMNWNDKTYYVGFDAAGGGAVQGKLITDYLANADPSVIDRNGDGIIGYVLCIGDVGHNDSKARTQGIREALGTWNGSTDPTVNKEGSVTVGGKKFKVVELEGKAMTGTDGSTWNANAATEAMGNWATKFADKIDMVVSNNDGMAMGCLQASNYPAGVPIFGYDANADAVDAIGKGQLTGTVSQNVDAQATATLQILRNLMDGLTGADVYKKGISEPDQYGNKISAFVEYKADTKALLASNTGVNKDNWKEYAAGSRDKGIKQTTAEKKKVILTIYNSADNFLSSSYLPALNYYAPLLGITLNVVQGDGQNESSCLDKFTNLNNYDAYAINMVKTNSGADYLDKLKY; encoded by the coding sequence ATGAAAAAGACACTTTTAGTATTACCGGCACTTGCACTGGCAACTCTCGCATTTATTGGTTGTTCAAAAAACACAACCGGTAAAATAGTACAAAACAAGGATAAACCTTTTGTATTCTTTAACAGGCAGCCTTCGGATCCAACAACCGGTAAAATCGATATGGATTCAATGAACTGGAATGACAAAACTTATTATGTAGGTTTTGATGCTGCCGGTGGTGGAGCCGTTCAAGGAAAACTTATTACAGATTATCTTGCAAATGCAGATCCTTCTGTAATTGACCGCAATGGAGATGGAATTATAGGTTATGTACTTTGCATTGGTGACGTTGGACATAACGACTCAAAAGCCCGTACACAGGGAATTCGTGAAGCTCTTGGAACATGGAACGGTTCAACTGATCCAACTGTAAACAAGGAAGGTTCTGTAACTGTAGGCGGAAAGAAATTCAAAGTTGTTGAACTTGAAGGAAAAGCCATGACTGGTACCGACGGTTCAACATGGAATGCAAATGCTGCTACAGAAGCTATGGGTAACTGGGCAACAAAGTTTGCAGACAAAATCGATATGGTTGTTTCAAACAACGACGGTATGGCTATGGGATGTCTTCAGGCTTCTAACTATCCGGCAGGAGTTCCTATTTTTGGATATGATGCAAATGCTGATGCAGTTGATGCAATTGGAAAAGGACAGCTTACAGGTACAGTTTCCCAGAACGTAGATGCACAGGCTACTGCAACACTTCAGATTCTTAGAAATCTTATGGATGGACTTACAGGTGCTGATGTTTACAAGAAGGGAATTTCTGAGCCCGACCAGTACGGAAATAAAATTTCTGCCTTTGTTGAATACAAGGCTGATACAAAAGCATTGCTTGCTTCCAACACTGGCGTTAACAAAGATAACTGGAAGGAATATGCAGCGGGTAGCCGTGATAAGGGAATTAAACAGACAACTGCAGAAAAAAAGAAGGTAATTCTTACAATATACAACTCAGCAGATAACTTCCTTTCATCTTCTTATCTTCCGGCTCTTAACTACTATGCTCCATTACTTGGAATTACATTGAATGTAGTACAGGGAGACGGACAGAACGAATCTTCTTGTCTTGATAAGTTTACAAATCTCAACAACTACGATGCCTATGCCATTAACATGGTTAAGACAAACTCTGGTGCTGACTATTTGGACAAACTTAAATACTAG
- a CDS encoding site-specific DNA-methyltransferase: MPIKYIPYTPEPIEGQALLDNFTRTLRYKGNYDIKGKLIRGMPLYEMQTVETFGDKEKAKQNLVIRGECVSACAYLKEKGILVDLVYIDPPFASGADYSKTVYIRQNPKLAKALKQAEEELEIEDLKSFEEKMYGDVWNKEKYLNWMYENLCAIKSVMSETASIYVHLDYHIGHYVKILMDEIYGEDNFRSEIIWKRATAHSDSGFFGNNYDMIYFYTKSDSAIFNTIFQDYDEKYIARFKYKDPDGRLWDSGNPTAKGLQGGGYDYEYDGYRTLWRYPYETLKKMDEEGRLYRTKNGGIRTKVYLDELKGMPCQALWTDINAVNSQADERIDYATQKPESLLERIIKASSDENMLVADFFGGSGVTAAVANKLNRRFIHCDVGINSIQTVRDRLIAQKNSPASFSVLEIKDGVSLFRNPVQTMEKLKSLVPGLGKMEGLSDFWAGCIESVKDGSVPVYLPDLKNSECKILDKPFMSRILHEHLGNLPFTPTRVIIYYVDVADISEIEEFVKSDKSTLAKIEFRDLKQLLDEIVIEDTADFEVSEVQEELIPEYKLTVKSFMSDRVMRHINAYNQKCELNSKGKKFKPIVISEEGLELIEWLSVDCTATEGEWHSDSEIKIDKLGFVIKNGIKTKDFWDGTIKSETKPMRLKIRNICGDDSVWKVE; encoded by the coding sequence TCGCGGGGAATGTGTGTCGGCCTGTGCTTATCTTAAAGAAAAAGGTATTCTTGTTGATTTAGTTTACATTGACCCGCCCTTTGCAAGCGGAGCTGATTATTCCAAGACCGTTTACATCCGTCAGAATCCCAAACTGGCAAAGGCTTTGAAGCAGGCAGAAGAAGAACTTGAAATTGAAGATTTGAAAAGTTTTGAAGAAAAAATGTACGGTGATGTTTGGAATAAAGAAAAATACCTGAACTGGATGTATGAAAACCTGTGCGCAATAAAAAGTGTGATGAGTGAGACAGCAAGCATTTATGTTCATTTGGATTATCATATTGGTCATTATGTAAAGATTTTGATGGATGAGATTTATGGTGAAGATAATTTTAGGAGCGAAATAATTTGGAAAAGAGCAACGGCTCATAGTGATTCAGGCTTTTTTGGTAACAATTATGATATGATTTATTTTTACACAAAATCTGATTCAGCAATTTTTAATACAATTTTTCAAGATTATGATGAAAAATATATTGCTCGTTTTAAATACAAAGATCCAGATGGACGATTATGGGATAGTGGTAATCCAACTGCTAAAGGATTGCAAGGCGGTGGATATGATTATGAATATGATGGTTATAGAACACTATGGCGTTATCCATACGAAACTCTAAAGAAAATGGATGAAGAAGGGCGACTATACAGAACAAAAAATGGTGGAATAAGAACAAAAGTTTATCTTGATGAATTAAAGGGAATGCCATGCCAAGCATTATGGACAGATATAAATGCCGTTAATTCCCAAGCAGATGAACGCATTGACTACGCCACACAAAAACCTGAATCCCTGCTTGAACGCATCATTAAAGCATCTTCCGATGAAAATATGCTTGTTGCAGATTTCTTCGGCGGTTCTGGTGTAACGGCAGCTGTAGCAAATAAACTTAACCGCCGTTTCATTCACTGCGATGTGGGCATCAATTCTATCCAGACCGTACGCGACCGCTTGATTGCACAGAAGAATAGTCCTGCATCATTTTCTGTTCTTGAAATAAAAGATGGAGTTTCCCTGTTCCGTAATCCAGTACAGACGATGGAAAAACTAAAGTCTCTCGTGCCCGGGCTTGGAAAAATGGAAGGGCTTTCAGACTTTTGGGCGGGCTGTATAGAAAGCGTGAAGGACGGTTCGGTTCCTGTTTATCTTCCGGATTTGAAAAACAGTGAGTGCAAGATTTTAGACAAGCCTTTTATGAGCCGCATTCTGCATGAACATCTGGGAAATCTTCCTTTCACTCCGACCCGCGTAATCATCTATTATGTTGATGTGGCGGATATTTCAGAAATTGAAGAGTTCGTTAAATCAGACAAATCAACCCTTGCAAAAATCGAATTCCGCGACTTAAAACAACTGCTTGATGAAATAGTGATTGAAGACACCGCTGACTTTGAAGTAAGCGAAGTTCAGGAAGAACTAATACCGGAATATAAGCTGACCGTAAAATCTTTTATGAGCGATCGGGTAATGCGACACATAAACGCCTACAATCAAAAATGCGAACTCAACTCAAAAGGTAAAAAGTTCAAGCCAATCGTCATTTCAGAAGAAGGACTGGAACTCATTGAATGGCTCAGCGTGGATTGTACTGCAACAGAAGGTGAGTGGCATTCAGATTCAGAAATCAAAATTGATAAGCTTGGTTTTGTTATTAAGAATGGTATAAAGACAAAAGATTTCTGGGACGGCACAATCAAAAGCGAAACAAAACCGATGCGTCTGAAAATCAGGAATATCTGCGGGGATGATAGTGTGTGGAAGGTGGAGTAG
- a CDS encoding sugar ABC transporter ATP-binding protein: MEEDYMLQIRNLSKSFAKNKVLDGINLSVKKGSVLGLMGENGAGKSTMMKCLFGIYAKDEGQISLCGKLIDFNSPKEALESGVAMVHQELNQCLDRSVLDNLYLGRYPKRFGVIDEAKMLKDSIKLFASLKMNVNPQQIMRKMSVSQRQMVEIAKAVSYNAKIIVLDEPTSSLTENEVKKLFSIVDELRKTGVSFVYISHKMDEVFQICDEVSVLRDGKMIMTKPIKETNMNELIAAMVGRSLEKRFPDVDNEPGDYIFEVKNLSTKYEPVLEDISFKVKKGEIFGLYGLVGAGRSELLEAMFGIRTVASGEMIYSGKKLHFNSSREAMDNSFALVTEERKLNGMFAKADIEFNTVITNLESYKSKGILSNQKMYEAAIREVKLMHTKCVSPNELISSLSGGNQQKVIIGKWIERQPEIFLLDEPTRGIDVGAKYEIYQLIINMAKQGKTIIVVSSEMPEILGITNRIAVMSNHKLAGIVDTKETNQEELLRLSAKYL, from the coding sequence ATGGAAGAAGATTATATGCTGCAGATCAGAAACCTCTCCAAGTCATTTGCAAAAAACAAGGTTCTGGACGGAATAAACCTTTCTGTAAAAAAAGGTTCTGTTCTTGGCCTTATGGGCGAAAACGGTGCCGGAAAGTCTACAATGATGAAGTGCCTTTTTGGAATTTATGCAAAAGATGAAGGTCAAATTTCTCTCTGCGGAAAACTTATTGATTTTAACAGTCCTAAAGAGGCACTCGAAAGCGGAGTAGCAATGGTTCACCAGGAATTAAACCAGTGCCTTGACCGTTCTGTTCTTGACAACCTTTATTTAGGACGTTATCCAAAAAGATTTGGTGTAATTGACGAAGCCAAAATGCTTAAAGATAGCATTAAGCTTTTTGCCTCTCTGAAAATGAATGTCAATCCGCAGCAGATTATGCGAAAGATGTCTGTAAGCCAGAGACAGATGGTAGAAATAGCAAAAGCCGTTTCTTACAATGCCAAGATTATTGTTCTTGACGAACCGACATCTTCATTGACAGAAAATGAAGTAAAAAAACTTTTTTCAATTGTAGACGAGTTAAGAAAAACAGGTGTTTCTTTTGTTTACATTTCCCACAAAATGGATGAAGTGTTTCAGATATGCGATGAAGTTTCAGTTTTGCGTGACGGCAAAATGATTATGACAAAGCCTATTAAAGAAACCAACATGAATGAGTTGATTGCGGCAATGGTCGGTCGTTCACTTGAAAAACGTTTTCCGGATGTAGACAATGAACCCGGTGATTACATTTTTGAAGTTAAAAACTTGAGTACAAAATATGAACCTGTCCTTGAAGATATTTCGTTCAAGGTAAAGAAAGGTGAAATTTTTGGACTTTACGGTCTTGTAGGAGCCGGACGTTCAGAGTTGCTAGAAGCAATGTTTGGAATAAGAACAGTTGCTTCTGGAGAAATGATTTACAGCGGAAAAAAACTTCATTTTAATTCCAGCCGTGAAGCCATGGACAATTCCTTTGCGCTTGTTACCGAAGAACGTAAATTAAACGGAATGTTTGCCAAGGCCGACATTGAGTTTAATACAGTAATTACAAATCTTGAATCATACAAGTCCAAGGGAATTCTTTCCAACCAGAAAATGTATGAAGCTGCAATCCGCGAAGTAAAACTTATGCACACAAAATGTGTTTCTCCCAACGAACTTATAAGTTCGCTTTCGGGCGGAAACCAGCAGAAAGTAATTATAGGTAAATGGATTGAACGCCAGCCTGAAATATTTTTACTTGATGAACCGACCCGTGGAATTGACGTGGGTGCCAAGTATGAAATTTATCAGCTTATAATCAATATGGCAAAGCAGGGAAAAACTATAATTGTAGTTTCAAGCGAAATGCCGGAAATCTTGGGAATTACAAACCGCATTGCAGTTATGTCAAATCATAAACTTGCAGGTATTGTAGATACAAAAGAAACTAATCAGGAAGAGCTTCTCCGCCTTTCTGCAAAATATCTGTAA